A genomic region of Anopheles aquasalis chromosome Y, idAnoAquaMG_Q_19, whole genome shotgun sequence contains the following coding sequences:
- the LOC126579868 gene encoding signal transducer and transcription activator isoform X2, which yields MSLWARVNQLPQHILEQIRFIYGSNFPIEVRHYLAEWIEDRLQNASMFINDQENAYEQEAANFLNQLIIELERTAVSLPENNLTIKIRLNESARNFRQLFSHNPSQLYHHLITCLQRERQCVAYPEECATVQDPEVNEVFTAVQQLQIMVRTNENDNRNLLKEYEHLLLEVHEMQKNRAQLETIEHAEMRQHAHNQLVQHQKMVNDRLQLCTGKRLALVDGFRKTILITGEVQTKVLNKYLSQWKINQGFAGNGASTMSASNLDTIQAWCESLAEIIWSTKDQIRLAIKNKSKLHVEQDDVPDLLPQAMVDVTNLLKTLITNTFIIEKQPPQVMKTNTRFAATVRLLVGNTLNIKMVNPQVKVSIISEAQAQQTQQTNKASEQSCGEIMNNIGNLEYNETTKQLSVSFRNMQLKKIKRAEKKGTECVMDEKFALLFQSSFAVGHGDLVFSVWTISLPVVVIVHGNQEPQSWATITWDNAFADINRIPFQVPDKVCWNQLAEALNMKFRASTGRLLTQENMHFLCEKAFKTSLPYPVQNDLTIMWSQFCKEPIPDRSFTFWEWFYAAMKVTREHLRGPWMDGSIIGFIHKSKAEDYLLKCPRGTFLLRFSDSELGGITIAWVNEGNDGQPQILHIQPFTAKDFSTRSLSDRIRDFDDLYYLFPNKPKHEAFDRYTTPVGPPRNKNYIASEVRAVLMPGPNNNPMNSYPNTPSYNIQSPDASRDTPSSGYGQVNFGQVPDFELENIGIFSSQFQ from the exons ATGTCGCTTTGGGCACGTGTTAATCAATTGCCGCAGCATATTTTAGAGCAAATACGTTTTATTTATGGGAGTAATTTTCCGATCGAAGTAAGGCACTATTTAGCGGAATGGATAGAGGACCGTTTGCA AAATGCTTCTATGTTCATCAACGATCAAGAGAATGCTTACGAACAGGAAGCCGCCAACTTTCTAAATCAGCTCATTATTGAACTGGAACGAACGGCAGTTTCGCTGCCGGAAAACAATCTGACGATCAAAATACGGCTTAACGAATCCGCACGAAACTTCCGACAACTATTTTCCCACAATCCATCGCAGTTGTACCACCATCTGATAACATGCCTACAGCGTGAACGCCAGTGCGTGGCATACCCAGAAGAATGCGCTACGGTACAGGATCCCGAAGTGAACGAAGTGTTCACTGCGGTACAGCAGTTGCAGATTATGGTTCGCacgaacgagaacgacaaTCGCAATTTGTTGAAGGAGTACGAGCATTTGTTGTTGGAGGTGCACGAAATGCAAAAGAACCGTGCGCAACTGGAAACGATTGAGCATGCGGAGATGCGCCAACACGCCCACAACCAGTTGGTGCAGCATCAGAAAATGGTtaacgatcgtttgcagctgtGCACTGGCAAGCGGCTCGCTCTTGTCGACGGGTTCCGTAAAACGATCCTAATTACCGGCGAAGTACAAACCAAAGTCCTTAACAAATACCTATCGCAATGGAAGATTAACCAAGGGTTCGCCGGGAACGGTGCGTCTACCATGAGCGCCAGCAACCTTGATACTATTCAGGCATGGTGCGAGAGTCTGGCGGAAATCATCTGGAGTACCAAGGACCAGATTCGGCTggcaatcaaaaacaaatcgaaactGCACGTGGAGCAGGATGATGTACCGGACCTGCTTCCGCAGGCCATGGTTGACGTGACTAACTTGCTGAAAACTCTGATCACCAACACGTTCATTATTGAGAAGCAACCTCCGCAGGTTATGAAGACGAACACGCGTTTCGCGGCCACGGTTCGCCTGTTGGTCGGGAACACActcaacataaaaatggtcaATCCTCAGGTGAAAGTATCGATCATATCTG AGGCCCAAGCTCAGCAAAcacagcaaacaaataaagcaTCAGAGCAATCTTGCGGTGAAATCATGAATAACATCGGCAACCTGGAATATAATGAAACAACCAAGCAACTTTCGGTCAGCTTCAG GAATATGCAACTGAAGAAAATCAAGCGAGCCGAGAAGAAGGGCACGGAGTGTGTGATGGATGAAAAGTTTGCTCTGCTGTTTCAGTCAAGTTTTGCCGTGGGCCATGGTGATCTAGTGTTTTCG GTTTGGACCATTTCGCTACCGGTTGTCGTCATCGTACACGGCAACCAAGAGCCGCAATCATGGGCCACCATCACATGGGACAATGCTTTCGCGGACATTAACCGCATTCCGTTCCAGGTGCCGGATAAGGTGTGCTGGAACCAGCTGGCGGAGGCGTTGAATATGAAATTCCGCGCATCCACGGGCCGTTTGCTAACACAGGAAAATATGCATTTCCTCTGCGAGAAGGCATTCAAAACGAGCCTTCCTTATCCGGTGCAGAACGATTTGACCATCATGTGGTCGCAGTTTTGCAAGGAACCGATTCCCGATCGCTCGTTTACTTTCTGGGAGTGGTTCTACGCGGCCATGAAGGTAACACGCGAGCATCTACGTGGACCATGGATGGACGGCAGTATCATTGGATTCATACACAAATCGAAGGCAGAAGACTATTTGCTAAAGTGTCCCCGTGGAACATTTTTGCTGCGATTTTCCGACAGCGAGCTGG GAGGAATTACCATCGCTTGGGTTAACGAGGGCAACGATGGTCAACCACAAATACTACATATTCAACCATTCACAGCCAAAGACTTTTCCACACGTTCGTTGTCAGATCGCATTCGTGACTTTGACGATCTCTACTATCTATTCCCGAACAAACCGAAGCACGAGGCGTTTGATCGCTATACAACACCGGTTGGGCCGccaagaaacaaaaattacATTGCATCGGAAGTACGCGCAGTACTGATGCCCGGCCCGAACAACAATCCGATGAACAGCTATCCAAACACACCATCGTACAACATTCAATCGCCAGACGCATCGCGTGATACTCCTTCGAGCGG ATACGGTCAGGTGAACTTTGGTCAAGTGCCCGATTTCGAGCTGGAAAATATCGGAATATTTTCGTCTCAGTTTCAGTAG
- the LOC126579868 gene encoding signal transducer and transcription activator isoform X4, with the protein MSLWARVNQLPQHILEQIRFIYGSNFPIEVRHYLAEWIEDRLQNASMFINDQENAYEQEAANFLNQLIIELERTAVSLPENNLTIKIRLNESARNFRQLFSHNPSQLYHHLITCLQRERQCVAYPEECATVQDPEVNEVFTAVQQLQIMVRTNENDNRNLLKEYEHLLLEVHEMQKNRAQLETIEHAEMRQHAHNQLVQHQKMVNDRLQLCTGKRLALVDGFRKTILITGEVQTKVLNKYLSQWKINQGFAGNGASTMSASNLDTIQAWCESLAEIIWSTKDQIRLAIKNKSKLHVEQDDVPDLLPQAMVDVTNLLKTLITNTFIIEKQPPQVMKTNTRFAATVRLLVGNTLNIKMVNPQVKVSIISEAQAQQTQQTNKASEQSCGEIMNNIGNLEYNETTKQLSVSFRNMQLKKIKRAEKKGTECVMDEKFALLFQSSFAVGHGDLVFSVWTISLPVVVIVHGNQEPQSWATITWDNAFADINRIPFQVPDKVCWNQLAEALNMKFRASTGRLLTQENMHFLCEKAFKTSLPYPVQNDLTIMWSQFCKEPIPDRSFTFWEWFYAAMKVTREHLRGPWMDGSIIGFIHKSKAEDYLLKCPRGTFLLRFSDSELGGITIAWVNEGNDGQPQILHIQPFTAKDFSTRSLSDRIRDFDDLYYLFPNKPKHEAFDRYTTPVGPPRNKNYIASEVRAVLMPGPNNNPMNSYPNTPSYNIQSPDASRDTPSSGYQNSTIMHL; encoded by the exons ATGTCGCTTTGGGCACGTGTTAATCAATTGCCGCAGCATATTTTAGAGCAAATACGTTTTATTTATGGGAGTAATTTTCCGATCGAAGTAAGGCACTATTTAGCGGAATGGATAGAGGACCGTTTGCA AAATGCTTCTATGTTCATCAACGATCAAGAGAATGCTTACGAACAGGAAGCCGCCAACTTTCTAAATCAGCTCATTATTGAACTGGAACGAACGGCAGTTTCGCTGCCGGAAAACAATCTGACGATCAAAATACGGCTTAACGAATCCGCACGAAACTTCCGACAACTATTTTCCCACAATCCATCGCAGTTGTACCACCATCTGATAACATGCCTACAGCGTGAACGCCAGTGCGTGGCATACCCAGAAGAATGCGCTACGGTACAGGATCCCGAAGTGAACGAAGTGTTCACTGCGGTACAGCAGTTGCAGATTATGGTTCGCacgaacgagaacgacaaTCGCAATTTGTTGAAGGAGTACGAGCATTTGTTGTTGGAGGTGCACGAAATGCAAAAGAACCGTGCGCAACTGGAAACGATTGAGCATGCGGAGATGCGCCAACACGCCCACAACCAGTTGGTGCAGCATCAGAAAATGGTtaacgatcgtttgcagctgtGCACTGGCAAGCGGCTCGCTCTTGTCGACGGGTTCCGTAAAACGATCCTAATTACCGGCGAAGTACAAACCAAAGTCCTTAACAAATACCTATCGCAATGGAAGATTAACCAAGGGTTCGCCGGGAACGGTGCGTCTACCATGAGCGCCAGCAACCTTGATACTATTCAGGCATGGTGCGAGAGTCTGGCGGAAATCATCTGGAGTACCAAGGACCAGATTCGGCTggcaatcaaaaacaaatcgaaactGCACGTGGAGCAGGATGATGTACCGGACCTGCTTCCGCAGGCCATGGTTGACGTGACTAACTTGCTGAAAACTCTGATCACCAACACGTTCATTATTGAGAAGCAACCTCCGCAGGTTATGAAGACGAACACGCGTTTCGCGGCCACGGTTCGCCTGTTGGTCGGGAACACActcaacataaaaatggtcaATCCTCAGGTGAAAGTATCGATCATATCTG AGGCCCAAGCTCAGCAAAcacagcaaacaaataaagcaTCAGAGCAATCTTGCGGTGAAATCATGAATAACATCGGCAACCTGGAATATAATGAAACAACCAAGCAACTTTCGGTCAGCTTCAG GAATATGCAACTGAAGAAAATCAAGCGAGCCGAGAAGAAGGGCACGGAGTGTGTGATGGATGAAAAGTTTGCTCTGCTGTTTCAGTCAAGTTTTGCCGTGGGCCATGGTGATCTAGTGTTTTCG GTTTGGACCATTTCGCTACCGGTTGTCGTCATCGTACACGGCAACCAAGAGCCGCAATCATGGGCCACCATCACATGGGACAATGCTTTCGCGGACATTAACCGCATTCCGTTCCAGGTGCCGGATAAGGTGTGCTGGAACCAGCTGGCGGAGGCGTTGAATATGAAATTCCGCGCATCCACGGGCCGTTTGCTAACACAGGAAAATATGCATTTCCTCTGCGAGAAGGCATTCAAAACGAGCCTTCCTTATCCGGTGCAGAACGATTTGACCATCATGTGGTCGCAGTTTTGCAAGGAACCGATTCCCGATCGCTCGTTTACTTTCTGGGAGTGGTTCTACGCGGCCATGAAGGTAACACGCGAGCATCTACGTGGACCATGGATGGACGGCAGTATCATTGGATTCATACACAAATCGAAGGCAGAAGACTATTTGCTAAAGTGTCCCCGTGGAACATTTTTGCTGCGATTTTCCGACAGCGAGCTGG GAGGAATTACCATCGCTTGGGTTAACGAGGGCAACGATGGTCAACCACAAATACTACATATTCAACCATTCACAGCCAAAGACTTTTCCACACGTTCGTTGTCAGATCGCATTCGTGACTTTGACGATCTCTACTATCTATTCCCGAACAAACCGAAGCACGAGGCGTTTGATCGCTATACAACACCGGTTGGGCCGccaagaaacaaaaattacATTGCATCGGAAGTACGCGCAGTACTGATGCCCGGCCCGAACAACAATCCGATGAACAGCTATCCAAACACACCATCGTACAACATTCAATCGCCAGACGCATCGCGTGATACTCCTTCGAGCGG CTATCAAAATAGTACTATAATGCATCTCTAG
- the LOC126579868 gene encoding signal transducer and transcription activator isoform X3, whose protein sequence is MSLWARVNQLPQHILEQIRFIYGSNFPIEVRHYLAEWIEDRLQNASMFINDQENAYEQEAANFLNQLIIELERTAVSLPENNLTIKIRLNESARNFRQLFSHNPSQLYHHLITCLQRERQCVAYPEECATVQDPEVNEVFTAVQQLQIMVRTNENDNRNLLKEYEHLLLEVHEMQKNRAQLETIEHAEMRQHAHNQLVQHQKMVNDRLQLCTGKRLALVDGFRKTILITGEVQTKVLNKYLSQWKINQGFAGNGASTMSASNLDTIQAWCESLAEIIWSTKDQIRLAIKNKSKLHVEQDDVPDLLPQAMVDVTNLLKTLITNTFIIEKQPPQVMKTNTRFAATVRLLVGNTLNIKMVNPQVKVSIISEAQAQQTQQTNKASEQSCGEIMNNIGNLEYNETTKQLSVSFRNMQLKKIKRAEKKGTECVMDEKFALLFQSSFAVGHGDLVFSVWTISLPVVVIVHGNQEPQSWATITWDNAFADINRIPFQVPDKVCWNQLAEALNMKFRASTGRLLTQENMHFLCEKAFKTSLPYPVQNDLTIMWSQFCKEPIPDRSFTFWEWFYAAMKVTREHLRGPWMDGSIIGFIHKSKAEDYLLKCPRGTFLLRFSDSELGGITIAWVNEGNDGQPQILHIQPFTAKDFSTRSLSDRIRDFDDLYYLFPNKPKHEAFDRYTTPVGPPRNKNYIASEVRAVLMPGPNNNPMNSYPNTPSYNIQSPDASRDTPSSGVRLLTNAVNHSKKKA, encoded by the exons ATGTCGCTTTGGGCACGTGTTAATCAATTGCCGCAGCATATTTTAGAGCAAATACGTTTTATTTATGGGAGTAATTTTCCGATCGAAGTAAGGCACTATTTAGCGGAATGGATAGAGGACCGTTTGCA AAATGCTTCTATGTTCATCAACGATCAAGAGAATGCTTACGAACAGGAAGCCGCCAACTTTCTAAATCAGCTCATTATTGAACTGGAACGAACGGCAGTTTCGCTGCCGGAAAACAATCTGACGATCAAAATACGGCTTAACGAATCCGCACGAAACTTCCGACAACTATTTTCCCACAATCCATCGCAGTTGTACCACCATCTGATAACATGCCTACAGCGTGAACGCCAGTGCGTGGCATACCCAGAAGAATGCGCTACGGTACAGGATCCCGAAGTGAACGAAGTGTTCACTGCGGTACAGCAGTTGCAGATTATGGTTCGCacgaacgagaacgacaaTCGCAATTTGTTGAAGGAGTACGAGCATTTGTTGTTGGAGGTGCACGAAATGCAAAAGAACCGTGCGCAACTGGAAACGATTGAGCATGCGGAGATGCGCCAACACGCCCACAACCAGTTGGTGCAGCATCAGAAAATGGTtaacgatcgtttgcagctgtGCACTGGCAAGCGGCTCGCTCTTGTCGACGGGTTCCGTAAAACGATCCTAATTACCGGCGAAGTACAAACCAAAGTCCTTAACAAATACCTATCGCAATGGAAGATTAACCAAGGGTTCGCCGGGAACGGTGCGTCTACCATGAGCGCCAGCAACCTTGATACTATTCAGGCATGGTGCGAGAGTCTGGCGGAAATCATCTGGAGTACCAAGGACCAGATTCGGCTggcaatcaaaaacaaatcgaaactGCACGTGGAGCAGGATGATGTACCGGACCTGCTTCCGCAGGCCATGGTTGACGTGACTAACTTGCTGAAAACTCTGATCACCAACACGTTCATTATTGAGAAGCAACCTCCGCAGGTTATGAAGACGAACACGCGTTTCGCGGCCACGGTTCGCCTGTTGGTCGGGAACACActcaacataaaaatggtcaATCCTCAGGTGAAAGTATCGATCATATCTG AGGCCCAAGCTCAGCAAAcacagcaaacaaataaagcaTCAGAGCAATCTTGCGGTGAAATCATGAATAACATCGGCAACCTGGAATATAATGAAACAACCAAGCAACTTTCGGTCAGCTTCAG GAATATGCAACTGAAGAAAATCAAGCGAGCCGAGAAGAAGGGCACGGAGTGTGTGATGGATGAAAAGTTTGCTCTGCTGTTTCAGTCAAGTTTTGCCGTGGGCCATGGTGATCTAGTGTTTTCG GTTTGGACCATTTCGCTACCGGTTGTCGTCATCGTACACGGCAACCAAGAGCCGCAATCATGGGCCACCATCACATGGGACAATGCTTTCGCGGACATTAACCGCATTCCGTTCCAGGTGCCGGATAAGGTGTGCTGGAACCAGCTGGCGGAGGCGTTGAATATGAAATTCCGCGCATCCACGGGCCGTTTGCTAACACAGGAAAATATGCATTTCCTCTGCGAGAAGGCATTCAAAACGAGCCTTCCTTATCCGGTGCAGAACGATTTGACCATCATGTGGTCGCAGTTTTGCAAGGAACCGATTCCCGATCGCTCGTTTACTTTCTGGGAGTGGTTCTACGCGGCCATGAAGGTAACACGCGAGCATCTACGTGGACCATGGATGGACGGCAGTATCATTGGATTCATACACAAATCGAAGGCAGAAGACTATTTGCTAAAGTGTCCCCGTGGAACATTTTTGCTGCGATTTTCCGACAGCGAGCTGG GAGGAATTACCATCGCTTGGGTTAACGAGGGCAACGATGGTCAACCACAAATACTACATATTCAACCATTCACAGCCAAAGACTTTTCCACACGTTCGTTGTCAGATCGCATTCGTGACTTTGACGATCTCTACTATCTATTCCCGAACAAACCGAAGCACGAGGCGTTTGATCGCTATACAACACCGGTTGGGCCGccaagaaacaaaaattacATTGCATCGGAAGTACGCGCAGTACTGATGCCCGGCCCGAACAACAATCCGATGAACAGCTATCCAAACACACCATCGTACAACATTCAATCGCCAGACGCATCGCGTGATACTCCTTCGAGCGG GGTTCGGTTGTTAACAAACGCTGTCAAccacagtaaaaaaaaagcgtaa
- the LOC126579868 gene encoding signal transducer and transcription activator isoform X1, with protein MSLWARVNQLPQHILEQIRFIYGSNFPIEVRHYLAEWIEDRLQNASMFINDQENAYEQEAANFLNQLIIELERTAVSLPENNLTIKIRLNESARNFRQLFSHNPSQLYHHLITCLQRERQCVAYPEECATVQDPEVNEVFTAVQQLQIMVRTNENDNRNLLKEYEHLLLEVHEMQKNRAQLETIEHAEMRQHAHNQLVQHQKMVNDRLQLCTGKRLALVDGFRKTILITGEVQTKVLNKYLSQWKINQGFAGNGASTMSASNLDTIQAWCESLAEIIWSTKDQIRLAIKNKSKLHVEQDDVPDLLPQAMVDVTNLLKTLITNTFIIEKQPPQVMKTNTRFAATVRLLVGNTLNIKMVNPQVKVSIISEAQAQQTQQTNKASEQSCGEIMNNIGNLEYNETTKQLSVSFRNMQLKKIKRAEKKGTECVMDEKFALLFQSSFAVGHGDLVFSVWTISLPVVVIVHGNQEPQSWATITWDNAFADINRIPFQVPDKVCWNQLAEALNMKFRASTGRLLTQENMHFLCEKAFKTSLPYPVQNDLTIMWSQFCKEPIPDRSFTFWEWFYAAMKVTREHLRGPWMDGSIIGFIHKSKAEDYLLKCPRGTFLLRFSDSELGGITIAWVNEGNDGQPQILHIQPFTAKDFSTRSLSDRIRDFDDLYYLFPNKPKHEAFDRYTTPVGPPRNKNYIASEVRAVLMPGPNNNPMNSYPNTPSYNIQSPDASRDTPSSGMSMITHNPVYQHRYASTYEPGLQADGLLSPFDGSSESTAFTVSHVSGSPLRPLPSVSVNSSSSITSSIPQEIALTAQVPVTCPPSQQPTTYQQHRLSENMLVMGLVTDDRDCVTQNQQYLPSLTASTAYPSLGSSLAQPDCDQQQIKLPPTDFPMTDDPDERCADDLMSNGPIQTSPRQRETAGATGYLNLDDLSWLKN; from the exons ATGTCGCTTTGGGCACGTGTTAATCAATTGCCGCAGCATATTTTAGAGCAAATACGTTTTATTTATGGGAGTAATTTTCCGATCGAAGTAAGGCACTATTTAGCGGAATGGATAGAGGACCGTTTGCA AAATGCTTCTATGTTCATCAACGATCAAGAGAATGCTTACGAACAGGAAGCCGCCAACTTTCTAAATCAGCTCATTATTGAACTGGAACGAACGGCAGTTTCGCTGCCGGAAAACAATCTGACGATCAAAATACGGCTTAACGAATCCGCACGAAACTTCCGACAACTATTTTCCCACAATCCATCGCAGTTGTACCACCATCTGATAACATGCCTACAGCGTGAACGCCAGTGCGTGGCATACCCAGAAGAATGCGCTACGGTACAGGATCCCGAAGTGAACGAAGTGTTCACTGCGGTACAGCAGTTGCAGATTATGGTTCGCacgaacgagaacgacaaTCGCAATTTGTTGAAGGAGTACGAGCATTTGTTGTTGGAGGTGCACGAAATGCAAAAGAACCGTGCGCAACTGGAAACGATTGAGCATGCGGAGATGCGCCAACACGCCCACAACCAGTTGGTGCAGCATCAGAAAATGGTtaacgatcgtttgcagctgtGCACTGGCAAGCGGCTCGCTCTTGTCGACGGGTTCCGTAAAACGATCCTAATTACCGGCGAAGTACAAACCAAAGTCCTTAACAAATACCTATCGCAATGGAAGATTAACCAAGGGTTCGCCGGGAACGGTGCGTCTACCATGAGCGCCAGCAACCTTGATACTATTCAGGCATGGTGCGAGAGTCTGGCGGAAATCATCTGGAGTACCAAGGACCAGATTCGGCTggcaatcaaaaacaaatcgaaactGCACGTGGAGCAGGATGATGTACCGGACCTGCTTCCGCAGGCCATGGTTGACGTGACTAACTTGCTGAAAACTCTGATCACCAACACGTTCATTATTGAGAAGCAACCTCCGCAGGTTATGAAGACGAACACGCGTTTCGCGGCCACGGTTCGCCTGTTGGTCGGGAACACActcaacataaaaatggtcaATCCTCAGGTGAAAGTATCGATCATATCTG AGGCCCAAGCTCAGCAAAcacagcaaacaaataaagcaTCAGAGCAATCTTGCGGTGAAATCATGAATAACATCGGCAACCTGGAATATAATGAAACAACCAAGCAACTTTCGGTCAGCTTCAG GAATATGCAACTGAAGAAAATCAAGCGAGCCGAGAAGAAGGGCACGGAGTGTGTGATGGATGAAAAGTTTGCTCTGCTGTTTCAGTCAAGTTTTGCCGTGGGCCATGGTGATCTAGTGTTTTCG GTTTGGACCATTTCGCTACCGGTTGTCGTCATCGTACACGGCAACCAAGAGCCGCAATCATGGGCCACCATCACATGGGACAATGCTTTCGCGGACATTAACCGCATTCCGTTCCAGGTGCCGGATAAGGTGTGCTGGAACCAGCTGGCGGAGGCGTTGAATATGAAATTCCGCGCATCCACGGGCCGTTTGCTAACACAGGAAAATATGCATTTCCTCTGCGAGAAGGCATTCAAAACGAGCCTTCCTTATCCGGTGCAGAACGATTTGACCATCATGTGGTCGCAGTTTTGCAAGGAACCGATTCCCGATCGCTCGTTTACTTTCTGGGAGTGGTTCTACGCGGCCATGAAGGTAACACGCGAGCATCTACGTGGACCATGGATGGACGGCAGTATCATTGGATTCATACACAAATCGAAGGCAGAAGACTATTTGCTAAAGTGTCCCCGTGGAACATTTTTGCTGCGATTTTCCGACAGCGAGCTGG GAGGAATTACCATCGCTTGGGTTAACGAGGGCAACGATGGTCAACCACAAATACTACATATTCAACCATTCACAGCCAAAGACTTTTCCACACGTTCGTTGTCAGATCGCATTCGTGACTTTGACGATCTCTACTATCTATTCCCGAACAAACCGAAGCACGAGGCGTTTGATCGCTATACAACACCGGTTGGGCCGccaagaaacaaaaattacATTGCATCGGAAGTACGCGCAGTACTGATGCCCGGCCCGAACAACAATCCGATGAACAGCTATCCAAACACACCATCGTACAACATTCAATCGCCAGACGCATCGCGTGATACTCCTTCGAGCGG TATGTCGATGATCACGCACAATCCGGTTTACCAGCATCGGTACGCGTCGACCTATGAGCCAGGCCTGCAGGCGGATGGTTTGTTGAGTCCTTTTGATGGGTCGTCAGAATCGACGGCATTTACAGTATCGCATGTCAGTGGCAGTCCTTTGCGACCGCTGCCGTCGGTAAGCGTGAATTCATcgtccagcatcaccagcagtatACCGCAAGAGATTGCACTAACTGCACAAGTTCCTGTTACGTGCCCCCCCAGCCAACAGCCAACTACTTATCAGCAACACCGTCTTAGTGAAAATATGTTAGTCATGGGTTTGGTTACCGACGACCGTGATTGTGTAACCCAGAATCAACAATACTTACCTTCGCTGACTGCATCAACAGCGTATCCATCCCTCGGTAGTTCTCTCGCCCAACCCGACTgcgatcaacaacaaatcaaactgCCTCCCACTGATTTCCCTATGACAGACGATCCGGATGAAAGGTGTGCGGACGATTTGATGTCCAATGGGCCGATACAAACTTCTCCTCGTCAACGAGAAACAGCCGGCGCGACAGGATATTTAAATTTAGATGACTTATCTTGGTTGAAAAACTAA